The following are encoded together in the Pectobacterium wasabiae CFBP 3304 genome:
- the ppiA gene encoding peptidylprolyl isomerase A, with the protein MFKRTLVAAAALISLTAFSPAFAASSTTHVLLTTSAGNIELSLDNQKAPVSVKNFVEYVNNGFYNGTTFHRVIPGFMVQGGGFSGEMNQKAPNAPIKNEADNGLRNQRGTIAMARTADKDSATSQFFINIADNAFLDHGQRDFGYAVFGKVVKGMEVVDKISQVPTKNVGPYQNVPTTPIVIQSAKVLP; encoded by the coding sequence ATGTTCAAACGTACTCTGGTTGCGGCAGCAGCCCTTATTTCACTGACGGCATTTTCCCCCGCCTTTGCGGCTTCCAGCACTACTCATGTGCTGTTGACGACGTCTGCAGGCAATATCGAACTGTCTTTAGATAATCAAAAGGCACCGGTTTCGGTAAAAAATTTCGTCGAGTACGTTAACAACGGTTTTTATAATGGGACAACATTTCACCGTGTGATCCCAGGCTTTATGGTGCAGGGTGGCGGCTTTTCTGGCGAAATGAACCAGAAAGCGCCAAATGCGCCGATCAAGAATGAAGCCGATAACGGTTTACGTAATCAGCGCGGCACCATCGCGATGGCGCGAACTGCTGACAAAGACAGCGCGACTAGCCAGTTCTTTATCAACATCGCGGATAACGCTTTCCTCGACCATGGCCAGCGTGATTTTGGTTACGCTGTGTTCGGTAAAGTGGTGAAGGGCATGGAAGTCGTGGATAAGATTTCACAAGTGCCAACGAAGAATGTTGGGCCTTACCAGAATGTGCCGACTACGCCGATCGTGATTCAGTCAGCGAAAGTGCTGCCTTGA
- a CDS encoding ABC transporter ATP-binding protein, whose product MIEVSNLNLSFGQGSTANQVLYDVNLTVNDGDIFGLVGESGSGKTTVLKCLAGLFNHWEGTLHIDGQKLAHRIDRARCRRVQMVFQDPYGSLHPRHTVEAILEEPLSIHRFDDRDDRIDTLLEKVGLGTNFRRRYPHQLSGGQRQRVAIARALILEPRVLLLDEPTSALDVSVQAEILNLLTELHQQEKLTYLMVTHDLGVISHLCHKVAVMQYGKILETLETDDLTSDVPKDAYTSMLVDASRQYSRDLAVRSERMG is encoded by the coding sequence GTGAGTAACCTGAATCTCTCTTTCGGGCAGGGCAGCACGGCGAATCAGGTGTTGTACGACGTGAACCTCACGGTCAATGATGGCGATATCTTTGGTCTGGTGGGGGAATCGGGTTCAGGAAAAACGACGGTGCTGAAGTGTCTGGCCGGATTGTTTAATCATTGGGAAGGCACGCTGCACATTGACGGGCAGAAACTGGCGCACCGGATCGATCGGGCACGCTGTCGTCGGGTGCAGATGGTGTTCCAGGATCCGTATGGGTCGTTGCACCCCCGCCATACGGTGGAAGCGATTCTGGAAGAGCCACTGTCGATCCACCGCTTTGATGACCGTGACGATCGCATCGATACCTTGCTGGAGAAGGTCGGGCTGGGAACGAACTTCCGTCGCCGCTATCCGCATCAGCTATCGGGCGGGCAGCGCCAGCGCGTGGCGATTGCCCGGGCGCTGATTCTGGAGCCGAGAGTGCTGCTGCTGGATGAGCCAACCTCGGCGCTGGACGTGTCGGTGCAGGCGGAGATCCTCAATCTGCTGACGGAGTTGCACCAGCAGGAAAAGCTGACTTACCTGATGGTGACGCACGATTTGGGCGTGATTTCCCACTTGTGTCATAAAGTGGCGGTGATGCAATACGGTAAGATACTGGAAACGCTGGAGACCGACGATCTGACCAGCGATGTGCCGAAGGATGCTTACACCTCGATGCTGGTGGATGCCAGCCGTCAGTACAGCCGCGATCTGGCGGTGCGTTCGGAGCGCATGGGATAG